The DNA segment CCATGACCTTGGTCTTGCCCTTGCGCAGTTTCAGGCCCGAGCCGTGGCGTGACCAGACGTTCTGGTCGACGCAGACCGGAACACCGCCGATGGCGTCGGCCATGTCGACCACGCCGGAGAAGTCGACCATCATGAAGTGGTCGATGTGCACCCGGTGATGGGTCAGTTCCGTCCAGGTGGCGACGGTGCAGCCAGGGCCGCCGCGCTCCAGCGACCGGTTGGCCATGGCCAGGGGGATGGGGTCGTACACGTGCCCGTTCTTCGGGTCGGTGCACTTGGGGATCGGGATCATGGTGTCGCGGGGCAGGCTGACGACGGACATGTTGCTGCGGTCGGCCGAGATGTGCACCAGCATCTGCACGTCCGCGAGGGGCGGTCGGCCCACGTCGTTCCTGGAGCCGCCGAGCTTGAGGTTCCTCGCGGTGTTCCGGCTGTCGGAGCCGATCAGCAGGATGTTCATCGGCGTCTGGCCGGCGGCGTTCGGGGTCGCCTCGGGCGCGGCGGACTCGCCGAGGTTCAGCTTGGCCTTCTTGATGTTGTGGTTGAGGTGCTCGTAGTAGAGGTAGCCCGCGCCGGCGGTGCCGAGGAGGAGCAACGCCAGGCTCGCCGCGGACCAGCGGAGTATTCGGCCCCCGCGTCGCGGCGAGTCACGCCGTGCGTCGCGTTCGCGGCGGCTTGCGTCCTTTCCCGGGCGCCCGTTCCCGGCGGGTGGCGTCGAGTCCGCCTTCGTGTGCACGCTGCTGTCCGTCATCTCCGTGCCCTCCCCCACCCTTGGCCCCCCGGCCCCTGACCCCGCAAGGCATCCCGGCCCGGCGGCCGGGCGGGCACGCCACGGCGCGGGCAGACGGGATGGCTCACCTTAGACACGCTGTTCGCCGTCAAGTCCTGACGGTGAGATATTCCACTCTCGTACAACCGTCGATCGGTCCCGCTTTGCGGAGAACGGTTCCCGGATCTTGGGCCACGTTTTACCCGAGAGTATGCGTGATCTTGAACTGGCCGTGTTTCAGGTGGCGTTGGCGTTGGCGGTGAGGGCGGCCAAGGCGGCCAAGGCGGCCAGGGGGGTCGGCGCGGTCCGCGCGGTCACGTGCCGGCGGTGCCGGCGGGGACCGGTCAGCGCTGGGCGTGCCGGGCCGGCGGCGGGGGCGCGGGGGTGTCCGACGCCCGGGCGGGGCCCGCGGCCGATGCCGCGATCAGGGCCGCTACGGCGATCACGGCGGCGGCGACACCCCGTGCGACGGGGCTCCTGGCGCCGGCGGGAAGCCGCGGCGGGGAAAGGGTGTCGGGGCGTCCGTAGGGCGCGGAAGTACGTCCGAGCACGGCGACCTCGCAATGACAGCGACGTATCAAGCATGCTTAACCCGCCGTTTAACCTAGGGGCTGTGGGGCGCCAACGGCAAGAGGCGCCAAGAGAGTTGGGGGCGGGCGGGGGAATGCGGGAGCGCGACGAACCAGAGGTCATAGGACGGCGTGTGCAGCAGCTGCGCACCCAGCGCGGGCTGACCCAACGGCAGTTGGCGGAGCCCGCCTACAGCCCCGCCTACATCTCCACCCTGGAGGCCGGCCGGGTCAGGGCCTCCGACGAGGCGCTGCGGCACATCGCGGGCCGGCTCGGGGTCGCCTTCGACGAGCTCGCCGTCGGCCGGCCCGCCGGTCTCGCCACCGATCTGCGGCTGCGGCTCACCGAGGCGCGGCGCGCCCTGGCCGACGGCAAGGCGGAGGAGGCCGCCGCGCAGTACGCGGAGCTGCTGGCGGAGGCGGAGAGGCACGAACTCGGCGCCGAGCGGGCCGACGCGCTGCTCGGGCTCGGCGAGAGCGCGCTGGAGACCGGTGAACTCGGCAAGGCGCACGAGTACTTCGAGGGCGCCGAGGAGCAACTGGCGGGTCAGTCCCTGCCGGTCCGGGTGCCCGCCCTGCGCGGGCGGGCCGTCGCCCACTACCTCGGGGGCGAACTCCGGTACGCCGTCTACCTCCTGGAGTCCACGCTCGACGAACTCAACCGCGGTGGCCTGCACGACCCCGACGCCCTGCTGCTCCTGTACGCCAGCGTCATCGGCCCCTACATGGACATGGGCGCCCACGCCCGTGCCGCCCAGGCCGCCGAGTTCGCCCTCGCGCTCGCCCCGCGGGCCGCCGACCCCGTGCTGATCGCCCGCATGCACCGCTCGGTCGCCCGCACCCTGCTCGCCGAGGGCCGTGTCGCCGAGGCCGACGCCTCCCTGGCCAAGGCGGCCGAGCTGTACCGGCAGCTGCAACTGCGCACCGAACTCGCCAACTGCCACTGGATGCGCGGCTACGTCTACGCCCAGAACGGCGAACTGGAGCGTGCCGAAGCCGAGTTGCGGCAGGCCCACACCATGCTCTCGGAGACCCGTGCGGCCCTCTACCGCAGTCAGGCCGCCGTGGAGCTGGCCGACGTCCTGCACCGGCGCGGCAAGTCGGCGGAGGCCGCCACGCTGCTGGACGGCGTCCTCGGTGACTTCTCCTCCGAGCGCGGCGCCGTTCACGCGGCCGCCGCGCACCGCCTCCTCGGCATCATCGCCGAAGACGCCCGCGACACCGAGTCCGCCGAGGAGCACTACGTCCGCGCCCTCAGCCTCCTCGAACGCGCGGGCGCGGCCGGTGACCTGGCCGACCTCTGCCGCCTCCTCGGCGACCTCCTGCGCCGCACCGGCCGCACCGAAGCGGCCCTCGACGCCTACCGGACCG comes from the Streptomyces sp. NBC_00820 genome and includes:
- a CDS encoding helix-turn-helix domain-containing protein, with the protein product MRERDEPEVIGRRVQQLRTQRGLTQRQLAEPAYSPAYISTLEAGRVRASDEALRHIAGRLGVAFDELAVGRPAGLATDLRLRLTEARRALADGKAEEAAAQYAELLAEAERHELGAERADALLGLGESALETGELGKAHEYFEGAEEQLAGQSLPVRVPALRGRAVAHYLGGELRYAVYLLESTLDELNRGGLHDPDALLLLYASVIGPYMDMGAHARAAQAAEFALALAPRAADPVLIARMHRSVARTLLAEGRVAEADASLAKAAELYRQLQLRTELANCHWMRGYVYAQNGELERAEAELRQAHTMLSETRAALYRSQAAVELADVLHRRGKSAEAATLLDGVLGDFSSERGAVHAAAAHRLLGIIAEDARDTESAEEHYVRALSLLERAGAAGDLADLCRLLGDLLRRTGRTEAALDAYRTGLGHRTAPGTTTLGPAPAQPPL